The Isorropodon fossajaponicum endosymbiont JTNG4 genome segment TGAGAGATTAAATTATCAAAGTTTTGCAAATCATAGTGAAGTCGTGCAAAATGTAGAGGGTTATATCTACTTGTATAATTACAAAAGGATTCATTCAGCGATTGGGTATTTAACACCTGCTCAAAAGATGGCTGAATTGAAAAAAGCGGCTTGAAATGTGTCCAAGTAGGTTAGAGCATTGCAACCATCATGGATACTAGAAGAGAAAGTCTATTATCCGAATACTTACAAAGGCGACAATTGGCTTTTAACAGATGCGACTAATTGTGCCACGCCCAAGTGATTATAATAACCTTTGTGGCGTTCATATCAATAGTAGCGTGGCAAATAAAATGTTTTATTTGTTATCTGTGGGCGGTGTTCATAATGGTGTTGATGTTACTGGTATTGGCATTAGCAATGCAATCAAAATTGCTTTAAATGCTAATAAAAACCACTGGCCACGAAATAGTACTTTTCATGCCGTCAAGGTGGGCATGATTAGTACTGCTTCTGGTTATGGCGATACTGAAAGATGGGGTTGATATGCAAGAACAGGTTAGACTGGCTTGGGAGGCAGTTGGTGTGACTGATGATAATCAATAAAATTATTTATTTTTAAGTGCTAGGCGAATAATATCTTCGGTGGAAAGTGTTTTGTCATTGATGACAGCCAACATCCTTTCAGACTCTTTGGCTTTAAATCCAAGTGCTTGTAAAGCGGCTGATGCTTGCTTAATATTGGAGTTTGTATTAGGATTTGTTTTAATATTTTGATGATTTTGACTGCTCAATTCTAGTTTTTCTAAACGGTCTTTAAGCTCTACAATGAGTTTTTTTGCTGTTTTTTTACCAATACCTGGCGTTTTGGCCAGTAATACATCATCTTCATCAGCAACAGCATTCATTAATGAGATAATATCAAGGTGAGATAAAATAGCCAGCGCTACTTTGGGGCCAACACCATTGACTCTAATCAGTTCTCTAAATAAGGTTTTTTCATCTTTGAAGATAAAGCCATACAAGGTATGTGCATCTTCTTTAATTGATAAGTGAGTGTATAACGAAAGCTGTTTTTCATCACCCATTGCATAAAAACTGGACATTGGACATAGAATTTCATAGCCAATACCACTCACCTCAAGCAAGATCTCAGGCGGGTTTTTTTCTAAAACGATACCTGTGAGTTTACCAATCATAACCAGTTGTATTTATTAAAATAGTCTTTCTCAAAGGTTTTAATATCATCTGCATATTGCAAGGTTAAGTCAATATCATCAAGACCATTGATTAAGCGTCTTTTTCGTTCTGTGTCTATTTCAAAAAGATAAGTTTTATTATTCACATAGATACTTTGAGCATCAAGATTAATCGTTATTTCATCAGTTGAGGCAAACAATTCATCCATAGCATTGTTATCTTGCACAATAGGCAAAATACCGTTTTTAAAACAATTGTTATAAAAAATATCTGCAAAACTAGGCGCAATAATTGCCTTAAAGCCATAATCTTCTAACGCCCAAGGCGCATGTTCACGACTTGAACCACAACCAAAATTCTCTCGTGCTAGTAGTATTTTTGCACCTTGGTATTTTTCTTGATTCAACACAAAATCCATATTAAGCGGACGTTTAGAGTTATCCGTACCAACTTCACCATGGTCTAGGTAACGCCACTCATCAAATAAATTAACACCAAAGCCAGAGCGTTTAATAGATTTTAAAAACTGTTTGGGAATAATTGAATCGGTATCAATATTGGCACGCTCAAGTGGTGTGGCAATTGAAGTAAATGTGCTAAATTTTTGCATTATTCAACCTCTGAAAAATGACCAGAAATGGCACTTGCAGCTGCAATGGCAGGGCTGACTAAGTGAGTAAACGAGCCATAACCTTGACGACCTTCAAAGTTACGATTTGAGGTGCTTGCGCATCTCTCTCCTACTTCTAGTTTGTCAGCATTCATGGCTAAGCACATTGAACAGCCTGCTTCACGCCATTCAAAGCCACTGTTTATAAAAATCTTATCCAGCCCTTCTTCTTCAGCTTGTTTTTTAATCAGTCCTGAGCCAGGCACAACCAAGGCAAGTTTGATATTATTGGCAATTTTTTTATCTTTTAAAATACTGGCTGCAATACGCAAGTCCTCAATTCGTGAGTTGGTGCATGAGCCAATAAAGACTTTGTCAATTTTAATGTCTGATATTTTTGTATCAGCAGCGAGGTGAATGTAATTAAGTGCATTTTCCCAGCTAACTTTTTCAGTCTGATTTTTGGCGTTAGCAGGGTTGGGCACATACTCATCAATTGCTACTACCATTTCTGGAGATGTGCCCCAAGTAACTTGAGGTTTAATGTCTTTTGTATTAAAACGTACGACTTTGTCAAAGTGTGCATCTTTGTCAGAATGTAGTGTGTGCCAATATTCGACTGCTTTGTTCCATCTAGCACCTGAAGGTGCTAGTGGGCGACCTTTGACATAGTCAATGGTTTTATCATCAACGGCAACTATGCCTACACGTGCACCTGCTTCAATTGCCATGTTGCATAAGGTCATACGACCTTCAATGGATAAATCTTGAATGGTGCTGCCACTAAATTCAATTGCGTAGCCTGTGCCACCCGCAGTGCCAATTTGACCAATAATGTAAAGTGCAATGTCTTTTGCACTGACGTGCTTATTGAGCTTGCCACTGACTTCAATATTAAGGTTTTTAGATTTAGATTGCCACAAACAACCTGTGGCTAAAACATGTTCAACCTCGCTGGTACCAATGCCAAATGCTAATGCGCCAAGTGCACCATGGGTTGAGGTGTGTGAATCACCGCAGACAATGCTCATGCCTGGCAGGGTAGCGCCTTGTTCAGGGCCAATGACATGTACGATGCCTTGGCGAATATCGTTCATGGATATTTCATTAATGCCAAAAGTTTTGCAGTTCTTGTCTAGGGTTTCAATTTGCAATTTTGAGATAGGGTCGCTAATGCCACTAACGCCTGATGAGCGATTGGTTGTGGGTACATTATGATCAGGCACTGCTAAGTTGGCACTTATGCGCCAAGGTTTTCTGCTTGCCATTGCTAAACCTTCAAATGCTTGAGGTGAGGTTACTTCATGAATAAGTTGCCTGTCAATATAAATAAGTGCTGTTGAGTCATCTTTACGTACGACGTGTGCATCTATCAGTTTGTCATAGAGTGTTTGAGCCATTACTGATACACAATACTTGATAAAATATCCCATTTTACATTTTTATTAAACTTTATGTGCGGACTTTGTGGGCAGTTAAGATTTGACACTCAAGTAGTGAGTGGCGATGGACTTAAGGCAATGATGCAAAAAATTGCGCGTCGTGGTCCTGATTCTAGTGGTCTTTGGGTTGATGGTCATATTGGTTTTGGGCATCAAAGACTTGCTATTATTGACTTATCTGATCACGCTCATCAACCAATGATTGATAAAAATCTTGGTTTGGTTTTGGTTTTCAATGGCACGATTTATAATTATCAAGCTTTACGTCAAGATTTAACCAAGCAGGGTTATCAATTTTTCTCACATTCTGATACTGAAGTGATTATCAAGGCTTATCATCACTGGGGTGAAGATTGTGTCACGCATTTAGATGGCATGTTTGCTTTTTGTATTTGGGATAAGGCTCAAAACCAGTTGTTTGTTGCTCGTGATCGAATGGGGATTAAGCCGCTTTATTTTAATCTAACAAACCAAGCATTTAGTTTTGCTTCTAACATGCAGGCGTTAGTAACGCAAGGTGTAGATAAAAGTATTAATCCTATCGCCCTGCAGCAGCAACTTTCATTGCATGGTGTTGTGCCAGCGCCTAATACGATTATTAATGGCGTGAATAAAATTAAACCAGCAACCACGTTAACCATTAGCGTTAAGGGTAAAGTTGTTGAAAGAACCTATTGGCAGCCAAAGGCCATGCGCCCAAAAGAGGCATTGACAGATGAGCAGTTTATTCAGCGCACGCATGAACTTTTAACAGACAGTGTTTTAAAACGTATGAATGCTGCAGATGTGCCAATTGGCGTGTTACTTTCTGGTGGGTTAGATTCATCACTTTTAGTCGCATTACTTAGAGAAGCAGGGCATGAAGATGTGCGCACATTTTCAATTGGTTTTGAAGATATTGATGATGAGGCTGGGTCTGAATTTGAATATTCTGACCAAATTGTTGCCCAGTTTAAAACCCAGCATGAAAAATATGTCATTAGTAACTCACAAATACTGCTACGCCTTGGTGAGGCGGTTGCAAATATGAGCGAGCCAATGGTGGCTCAAGATGCAGTGGCATTTTATTTATTATCTGAACAAGTATCTAAGCATATTAAAGTGGTGCTTTCTGGTCAAGGTGCAGACGAAGCTTTTGCAGGTTATTTTTGGTATGAGCGCATGCAAGCGCAGACAGGATCTGAGATTGAGCGCTTTACCAAGCATTATGTGGATAGACCACATGAAGAGTATTTGCAAACGGTTAATCAGCAATATCACAGCGGCAATCACACTGAAACTTGGTTTCATCATGAATTTACTAAGGCAGGTGCAGATACGTTTATGGACAAAGTTTTCCGCACTGATATTACTCGTTTAGTGGTCGATGACCCTGTGAAAAGAGTAGATAACATGACCATGGCTTGGGGCTTGGAGGCGCGCGTACCATTTATGGATTATAAACTGGTAGAGCACGCTTTGAGTATGCCACCGAGTTTGAAAATGCTTAATAAAGGTAAGCACCCTCTTAAACAAATTGCCAGAGGCTTGCTACCTAATAGTGTAATTGAGCGTAAAAAGGGTTATTTCCCAATGCCAGCACTTAAATATGTGCGTGGTGAATTTTTAGACTTTATGTCAGACATATTAACTTCAAGCAAATGCATCAATCGTGGTGTGTTTAATCAGGCATTTATTGCCAAAGTAATCAATAAACCACAAGATTACATGACCGCACTTAATGGTTCACGTTTATGGCATTTAGCATTATTGGAATATTGGCTACAAATAAATATTGATGAATAAAATAATCATTTATACAGATGGCGGTTGCCGTGGTAATTCTGGCATTGGTGGCTGGGGCGTGTGGCTTAGATATGGCGATCATGATAAAAAACTTCAAGGTGCGCAACAAGATACCACTAACAATCGAATGGAGTTGACTGCAGCTATTAAAGCACTGGAGGCAATTAAATCTAGCGACATTGCCATTGATTTATTTACCGATTCTAAATATGTAATGACAGGTATTAGTGAATGGATTAAAAACTGGAAAGCCAAGGGTTGGAAAACTGCCAATAGAAAACCAGTTAAAAATATAGACTTATGGCAGCGCTTAGATGTGCTTAATAATCAGCACAATGTTGTTTGGCATTGGGTCAAGGGCCATAGTGGCGATAAGGGTAATGACATGGCGGATGCATTGGCTAATTTAGCCATGGATAAAATCAGTAATTGAGTTGAAATGTTTAATTAACAGTTGCTGATTTGAGTGATTAATAATTAGAATATTTAAATAGTCTTAAAAAAACTTGCAATCAAAAATAGTGATGGTATAACGGTAATTCTTGACTATTCAAATAGGAGATTGAGTGTGAGGAAATTAGTTATATTGTTCGGATTTTTTTTAAGCTTTAACGCTTTTGCCGATGCAAAAGACGGGGTGAAACCACTAAGTGCCAATCCTACAGAAGCACAAAGACAAGTCATTCGTGATGCTGCAAAAGATTCTTGTGATGGTCAAGAAGACGACCAACGTGAAGAGTGTGTCATGGACTATTTCGCAAATCACAATTTGGAAGAAGAACCTAGTTGCGATTAATCAATAAGAATTTTTAGTTTTCGCCATTTGGAAGACTATCAATAAAAAACTCGATAAAGAGTTATTTTTTATAATAAAGAGGAGAGGAGTATGAAACTTCAAACATTAGTAATTAGCGTTGCATCAGTAGCATTTTTAGCATCAACAGCAGTCACTGCCAAACAACCACAGTTGGTATTGTAAAAAATTGCAGGCATTTCACGTAATCAAGACAAAACGAGGCACCATTGTCCTGCGTTTGCAAAAACGTCTCGTCCTTGCCCGCCGTTTTGTATTCAGCCAGCGCATCCGTTTGCGCCAGCTGTCGTTGAAACGGTAACAGAGTTAGATGTTATTCACGCTGTACGTGATATTGCTAATGGTGGCGATAAGAGTGTCTTAGTGATTGATGCGCGTACACCAGGTTGTGGGTTAAGAAAGGTACAATTCCATTGGTTATGATTAATTCGCTTCAAGGTCGCAATGAAGATGCTTTTAGTTGGATGTTACGTGCCGCTCAGGAAAATCATACTACTGTCCAGAATAATATTGGATTGAGTTATCTACATGGGCTTGGTGTTAAAAAAGACAATGCCAAGGCATTTATTTGGTTTAAGCGATCTGCTGAACAAGGATTGCCTTATGCTCAAAGTAAGCTTGCCATGCTTTATTATCAAGGCAGGGGCGTTAAGAAAAATATACAAAAGGCATATGATTGGTGGTTAATTGCAGCCAAACAAGAAGATGAGTATGCGCAATTTAACCTTGCCTCGTTATTGTTAGAAAAAAATAAGGTCAAACAAGCGTATTATTGGTTTAATCAAGCAGCTAAGAACAATCATCCTGGCACTCAAGAGGCGTTGAAAAAATTAGGAGAGGTGTATGTTAAGTAAATATTTATTGGTTTTGATTGTGTTATTTTCTCAGATGAGTATTGCGTTTATTCCAAATATACCGCAATTACCAGAATTACCAATATTTGGTGATTTTAACCCGAACCAGCTTAGAAGAAATTTCAATGAATTTGTAGGTTCTGAGCCTGATTATGCGCGTGAAACACGCATAGTTTCTCAAATTGAAGACGCTGTTTTAGATGGGGAAGTTGAATACTTAAGTTTAAAAAATAAGCGTCAATTTTTTAGTATTTACATGCAAAGTGAGTTAGATAAATCCAAAGGCGGGGTGATTATTTTGCACAATCGTGGACAACACGCGAATTGGGGTGATTTGATTAAGCCACTTAGAGTTGGACTCGCAGAAAAAGGCTGGGATACTTTATCAGTACAAATGCCAGTATTGGATAAACAGGCAAAATATTACGATTATGTTCCTATTTTTCCATATGCTCATGAGCGTATAGAGGCAGCGATTAACTTTTACAAACGGCTCGGCATTGATAATATTATTTTAATAGGGCACGGTTGTGGCGCACATATGTCAATGAGTTATATTGATAAGTTTGGTGATGATAAATTTTCAGCTTATGTTGGTATTGGCATGGGTGCTACTGATTATAAGCAAAAAATAGTTAGGCCATTTCCATTGGATAAAATGCACATCCCAGTATTAGATGCATTTGCTGAAAATGATTTTGCTGGTGTTATTCGTCTTGCAAAATCCAGGAAAGCTTTAGTGGAGGCTGCTGGTAATACGCACAGTACACAATTAGTTATTAAAAATGCAGGCCACTATTATCAAGAACAAGGCGCGGTTAAAAATCTAACCAATCAAGTGGGTATTTGGCTTGATACGCTATAAATTTTTATACCTAAAGCCTTACAATAAACAAGCTTCATCTCATTTTAAAACAAGGTGAAGCTTGTCTAGGATTGCAAATAATCTAATTCTTGCTGAGAAAAATTAGCAAGCTTCCTGGTTTCAATATTAAAAGGGCCTCTAAGTTGATTGCCAATGTGTTTTTAACTAATTGGTCAAAGGTTTGTATTGGGTCTAAAAAGCGTTGTTGGCAGAGGACGTGAAACCAATAATTGCCAATTTTTACATGAGTTAATCTCATCAGCAAAAATAGTGTCTAAAATTTTTACCATGGCTTTAAAGTTTGAGTGTTTGAATTTTTTTTGAATATTTGGTGTGACATCCAACCCTCTAGCCTCAAGCACTCTGGGTACCAATGCCATTCTTGCTAATACGTCATAGTCGGTATCTTTTGTCATTTTCCACAAGCCATTGTGTGCCTGAAAATCACCATATTGATAGCCAATTTTAATTAAATAGTGATTAATCAAGCTAAAGTGCTGAGATTCTTCAAAAGCGACTTGTATCCAGTCTTGATAGAATTTACCTGACATATCTTTGAATCGATAAACCGCATCAAGGGCTAAATTAATGGCATTAAATTCAATATGGCAAATGGCGTGAATGGTTTTAATAAACCCCATGTCTGATTTATCTCGCTTAGGCACAGATTGAAATCTGACTAAAATGGGCTTTTCTGGCTTGCCAGGCGTGGGTATGGATTGTTGATGAAAACTTGATTGATAATCCAAAACTTGGTTGTTTTTAAAACCATTTAGTTGATTGACCAAATTGATTTTTTCATCAATTTCTGTACTCATTAATGCCTGATAAGCCAGTTCAAAGACGTTCATAAGCCCCCGGTTTTATATCGCCCAATTGCCAATTTGAGATCTAATTAGTCGCAGAGTTGGCAAGCCAACATGGGCTGTCATACGCCTAATTTGACGATTTTTGCCTTCGGTAATGGTTAGCTCAATCCAAAAAAAAAGAGGTGGGGATGTTCTTACGTATGCGTATGGGTGGTGTGCGATTCCACAGCTAATCTAGCTGATTGATAATTTTGGCTTTCGCAGGTTTGGTTTTACCGTCTTTTGATACGATGCCAAGCGTCAAGCTATTGATAGTAGTATTAGTAATATTGCCATCAACTTGTACAATATAGGTTTTTTCCTTGTCAAATTTTGGATTAGAAATTTTATGTTGTAATTTGCCGTCATCAGTTAATATAACCAAACCTTCTGAGTCCTTATCTAGCCGTCCAGTAGGGTAGATATCTTTAATGGCAATATAATCAGACAAGGTATTACCCCCACTAAATTGGCATAAAACGCCAAATGGCTTGTTAAATAGATAGGCTTTAGCCATAGACTTGTTTGGCCCTTGCTATGAATGCATCCAGTTGAGAGTTGGCAATTGAGGTAAAAATAGGCGATATGGCAATGCCTACCAGTTTTGATGAAAAGCCAAATTCTAAGTTGAGTTCAATTTTGCAGACACTATTACTTAGTTTTGTGAATATCCAAGCACCACTTAGATGTTTAAAGGGTCCTTCCTTCAGTTGCATATCAATTTTTTGATGGGGGGTTAACGTATTGATTGTTGTGAAAGTTTGATTAAAACTCCCTTTATTAATCTTAACCGAGGCTATGATTTGACCGTCAGATTGCTTTAAAATAGAAGCATCTGAACACCAATTAAGAAATTCAGGGTATTGATTAACCTGATTAACCAATTGATACAATTGTTCACAAGAATAGGCAACAATGGCATTTTTAGAAATATGATGCATGGCTAAAAATAATAATGGCTAAAAAAAATAAAAAAATAAAAACAAGTTCAAACACCATTGCACTTAATAAAAAGGCAAGACATGACTATTTTATCGAACAAACCTTAGAAGCTGGTTTAAGTTTAGAGGGTTGGGAGGTAAAAAGTTTGCGAGATTCTAAAGTCCAAATCAAAGAAAGCTATGTTATTTTAAAAAATAACGAGCTGTTTTTGTTTGGCGCACATGTTTCGCCACTTAAGAGCGCGTCAACACATGTTAATGCCGACCCTACTCGTACTCGAAAATTATTACTTAATCGTTTAGAGATTAATCGTATTAAGGACAAAATTAACCAAAAAGGTGCTACCGTTGTACCACTTAAGCTTTATTGGGGTAGGGGCAAGGTGAAATTAGAAATTGGCGTGGCTAAGGGTAAAAAATCTCATGACAAGCGTCAAGACATTAAGTCAAGAGATTGGCAAAGAGAAAAGCAAAGAGCGTTAAAAGAGACAAACAAATAAAGATTTTAGTCTTGATTGGTGATTATTTTTTTGTAAATTTGTAATTTATTAAGAAGAATACCTTTATAATCGAAAGGGCTAAATGCTGGATGGTTGGCACATAGATAGTTTTTATTTGCTTTTCATTCTCTACCTCCTTTTAATGGTCGACCTTTAGCATTTAGTACTTTTACAAATTAATTTTTCGAGGAGAAAAAAATGAACAAATCAGAATTGATCGATGCGATTGCATCAGCAGCAAACTTATCTAAAGCAGATACCTCTCGTGCATTAAATGCAACAACAGAGGCTATTACTGGCGCTATGGCCAGTGGTGACGGTGTACAACTTACTGGCTTTGGTAGTTTTGTTGTTAGAGATCGTGCAGCGCGCACAGGTCGCAATCCACAAACAGGTGCAACGATTCAAATCAAAGCATTAAAAGTGGCTGCTTTTAAAGCAGGCAAAGTATTAAAAGAGGCAGTTAATAAGTAAACTTATTAATTAATCTAAAAAAAGCACCTTTAGGTGCTTTTTTTATGTCTGAAATTTGGTAAAATACTCGCTTTATTTACGATTAGTGGAGATTTTTATGGAACGTACTTTATCAATTATCAAGCCAGATGCAGTTGCAAAAAACGTAATTGGTCAAATCTATTCTCGTTTTGAAGAAGCTGGTTTTAAAATTATTGCCAGCAAAATGATTCATCTTGATAATGATTTGGCAGGTGGTTTTTATGCAGTGCATAAGGATCGTCTGTTTTATGGTGAGCTGGTTGAGTTTATGACATCTGGCCCAGTAATGGTTCAAGTTTTAGAAGGTGAAAATGCTGTTGCTAAGCATCGTGAAATTATGGGCGCTACCAATCCCAAAGATGCTGAAGCTGGCACTATTCGTGCTGATTTTGCCAAGTCTTTAGATGAAAATGCAGTACACGGCTCTGATTCTTTAGAAAATGCCGCTATTGAAATCGAGTATTTTTTTGGCAAAGATGGTGTGTGTCCAAGAACTCGTTAGAGTTAGCACTTTCGTCCTTACGTTAAGCAAGGATTAATGCAAAAAAATGTATGAATAAACAAAACCTTTTAAGTCTTAATCAAAATGCACTGAATAATTTTTTCGTGGGTTTGGGTGAAAAACCTTATCGCACCAAGCAAATCATGAAGTGGGTTTATAAAGCTCATGAATTTGATTTTGATGAAATGCTTAATTTTAGCAAACCCTTAAGAGAGGAGCTAGGTAGGGTAGCTTGTATTGAGTTTCCTAAAGTTATTAAACAAAATTTTGCTCTAGATGGGGTCATTAAATGGGTATTGGCATTGGGTGGAGACAACCATATTGAGATGGTTTATATCTCTGAGAAAGACCGTGGCACGCTTTGTATTTCTTCCCAAGTGGGTTGCGCTTTGGCTTGTACTTTTTGCTCAACTGGTATGCAGGGGTTTAATAAAAATCTCACAACAGCTGAGATTATTGCCCAAGTATTGATTGCTAATCAGTATCTCAATCCTAAAGCTAAGCGCATTTCTAATGTTGTGTTTATGGGTATGGGTGAGCCTTTGTTAAATGAACATGCAGTGTATAACGCTTGTGATTTATTACTTGATGATTTGGCATTTGGTTTATCTAGGCGCAAGGTCACCATTTCTACCTCTGGCGTGGTACCAGCAATGAAGCGTATGAGCGAGCGAACTCCTGTGAGCCTAGCTGTTTCCTTGCATGCACCTGATGATCACTTGCGAGATGAACTAGTGCCTATTAATCAAAAATACTCAATTGAAGAATTGCTAAAGGCTTGCAAAGTGTATTTGCATGCTGGCACTCAGGAACGTCACATTTTGTTTGAATATGTTATGCTTAAGGGTGTGAATGATTCTACTGAACACGCTAATAAATTAGCAAAATTATTAAAAGGTATTTCAGCTAAAATCAACCTAATTCCCTTTAACCAATTTGAGAAAACTCAATATCAAACATCAAGTGCGCAGACCATTGAAAAGTTTCAAAATATTTTATATAAACAAGGTATTCGCACAATGGTACGCCGTACCCGTGGTGAAGATATTGATGGCGCTTGTGGTCAATTGGCCGGAAAGGTGTTAGATAAAACTAAAAGAGCTCATGCTAGAAAGCATTGATTACTACCCCAAAAAAAGCAAGAAAAAGCTTAAATTAAAATGGTGGATACCACTTCTTTTGGCTTTTATTGCAGGTATTTTTTGGTATTTAAATCAAAAAGACAATACTAAAAAAGTAAAAGAAGCCCCTATTTTGATT includes the following:
- a CDS encoding N-acetylglutaminylglutamine amidotransferase — its product is MCGLCGQLRFDTQVVSGDGLKAMMQKIARRGPDSSGLWVDGHIGFGHQRLAIIDLSDHAHQPMIDKNLGLVLVFNGTIYNYQALRQDLTKQGYQFFSHSDTEVIIKAYHHWGEDCVTHLDGMFAFCIWDKAQNQLFVARDRMGIKPLYFNLTNQAFSFASNMQALVTQGVDKSINPIALQQQLSLHGVVPAPNTIINGVNKIKPATTLTISVKGKVVERTYWQPKAMRPKEALTDEQFIQRTHELLTDSVLKRMNAADVPIGVLLSGGLDSSLLVALLREAGHEDVRTFSIGFEDIDDEAGSEFEYSDQIVAQFKTQHEKYVISNSQILLRLGEAVANMSEPMVAQDAVAFYLLSEQVSKHIKVVLSGQGADEAFAGYFWYERMQAQTGSEIERFTKHYVDRPHEEYLQTVNQQYHSGNHTETWFHHEFTKAGADTFMDKVFRTDITRLVVDDPVKRVDNMTMAWGLEARVPFMDYKLVEHALSMPPSLKMLNKGKHPLKQIARGLLPNSVIERKKGYFPMPALKYVRGEFLDFMSDILTSSKCINRGVFNQAFIAKVINKPQDYMTALNGSRLWHLALLEYWLQINIDE
- the ruvA gene encoding Holliday junction branch migration protein RuvA, with protein sequence MIGKLTGIVLEKNPPEILLEVSGIGYEILCPMSSFYAMGDEKQLSLYTHLSIKEDAHTLYGFIFKDEKTLFRELIRVNGVGPKVALAILSHLDIISLMNAVADEDDVLLAKTPGIGKKTAKKLIVELKDRLEKLELSSQNHQNIKTNPNTNSNIKQASAALQALGFKAKESERMLAVINDKTLSTEDIIRLALKNK
- a CDS encoding type II toxin-antitoxin system RatA family toxin encodes the protein MHHISKNAIVAYSCEQLYQLVNQVNQYPEFLNWCSDASILKQSDGQIIASVKINKGSFNQTFTTINTLTPHQKIDMQLKEGPFKHLSGAWIFTKLSNSVCKIELNLEFGFSSKLVGIAISPIFTSIANSQLDAFIARAKQVYG
- the smpB gene encoding SsrA-binding protein SmpB, which gives rise to MAKKNKKIKTSSNTIALNKKARHDYFIEQTLEAGLSLEGWEVKSLRDSKVQIKESYVILKNNELFLFGAHVSPLKSASTHVNADPTRTRKLLLNRLEINRIKDKINQKGATVVPLKLYWGRGKVKLEIGVAKGKKSHDKRQDIKSRDWQREKQRALKETNK
- a CDS encoding tetratricopeptide repeat protein, producing the protein MINSLQGRNEDAFSWMLRAAQENHTTVQNNIGLSYLHGLGVKKDNAKAFIWFKRSAEQGLPYAQSKLAMLYYQGRGVKKNIQKAYDWWLIAAKQEDEYAQFNLASLLLEKNKVKQAYYWFNQAAKNNHPGTQEALKKLGEVYVK
- the leuC gene encoding 3-isopropylmalate dehydratase large subunit, which translates into the protein MAQTLYDKLIDAHVVRKDDSTALIYIDRQLIHEVTSPQAFEGLAMASRKPWRISANLAVPDHNVPTTNRSSGVSGISDPISKLQIETLDKNCKTFGINEISMNDIRQGIVHVIGPEQGATLPGMSIVCGDSHTSTHGALGALAFGIGTSEVEHVLATGCLWQSKSKNLNIEVSGKLNKHVSAKDIALYIIGQIGTAGGTGYAIEFSGSTIQDLSIEGRMTLCNMAIEAGARVGIVAVDDKTIDYVKGRPLAPSGARWNKAVEYWHTLHSDKDAHFDKVVRFNTKDIKPQVTWGTSPEMVVAIDEYVPNPANAKNQTEKVSWENALNYIHLAADTKISDIKIDKVFIGSCTNSRIEDLRIAASILKDKKIANNIKLALVVPGSGLIKKQAEEEGLDKIFINSGFEWREAGCSMCLAMNADKLEVGERCASTSNRNFEGRQGYGSFTHLVSPAIAAASAISGHFSEVE
- a CDS encoding M4 family metallopeptidase, whose protein sequence is MRLIVPRPSDYNNLCGVHINSSVANKMFYLLSVGGVHNGVDVTGIGISNAIKIALNANKNHWPRNSTFHAVKVGMISTASGYGDTERWG
- a CDS encoding HU family DNA-binding protein, which gives rise to MNKSELIDAIASAANLSKADTSRALNATTEAITGAMASGDGVQLTGFGSFVVRDRAARTGRNPQTGATIQIKALKVAAFKAGKVLKEAVNK
- a CDS encoding DUF3530 family protein encodes the protein MLSKYLLVLIVLFSQMSIAFIPNIPQLPELPIFGDFNPNQLRRNFNEFVGSEPDYARETRIVSQIEDAVLDGEVEYLSLKNKRQFFSIYMQSELDKSKGGVIILHNRGQHANWGDLIKPLRVGLAEKGWDTLSVQMPVLDKQAKYYDYVPIFPYAHERIEAAINFYKRLGIDNIILIGHGCGAHMSMSYIDKFGDDKFSAYVGIGMGATDYKQKIVRPFPLDKMHIPVLDAFAENDFAGVIRLAKSRKALVEAAGNTHSTQLVIKNAGHYYQEQGAVKNLTNQVGIWLDTL
- a CDS encoding ferritin-like domain-containing protein translates to MNVFELAYQALMSTEIDEKINLVNQLNGFKNNQVLDYQSSFHQQSIPTPGKPEKPILVRFQSVPKRDKSDMGFIKTIHAICHIEFNAINLALDAVYRFKDMSGKFYQDWIQVAFEESQHFSLINHYLIKIGYQYGDFQAHNGLWKMTKDTDYDVLARMALVPRVLEARGLDVTPNIQKKFKHSNFKAMVKILDTIFADEINSCKNWQLLVSRPLPTTLFRPNTNL
- the leuD gene encoding 3-isopropylmalate dehydratase small subunit; translated protein: MQKFSTFTSIATPLERANIDTDSIIPKQFLKSIKRSGFGVNLFDEWRYLDHGEVGTDNSKRPLNMDFVLNQEKYQGAKILLARENFGCGSSREHAPWALEDYGFKAIIAPSFADIFYNNCFKNGILPIVQDNNAMDELFASTDEITINLDAQSIYVNNKTYLFEIDTERKRRLINGLDDIDLTLQYADDIKTFEKDYFNKYNWL
- the rnhA gene encoding ribonuclease HI; translation: MNKIIIYTDGGCRGNSGIGGWGVWLRYGDHDKKLQGAQQDTTNNRMELTAAIKALEAIKSSDIAIDLFTDSKYVMTGISEWIKNWKAKGWKTANRKPVKNIDLWQRLDVLNNQHNVVWHWVKGHSGDKGNDMADALANLAMDKISN
- the ndk gene encoding nucleoside-diphosphate kinase; this encodes MFMERTLSIIKPDAVAKNVIGQIYSRFEEAGFKIIASKMIHLDNDLAGGFYAVHKDRLFYGELVEFMTSGPVMVQVLEGENAVAKHREIMGATNPKDAEAGTIRADFAKSLDENAVHGSDSLENAAIEIEYFFGKDGVCPRTR